In one Neobacillus sp. CF12 genomic region, the following are encoded:
- a CDS encoding daunorubicin ABC transporter permease, which yields MSMYIEMIRVRFLMMLAYRTNYYSGILIYSINIGAYYFLWSAIYGGKEEIQGLSVAQMTTYVAVAWMARAFYYNNIDREIAAEIKDGKVAIEMIRPYNYLGMKTMQALGEGVFRLLFFSVPGMIIVALIFPVRFDASLTTWLFFFISLIFSFIVNTHINLLTGIMTFFLFNNSGLIRAKRVVIDLFSGLLLPISFYPGWAQDVMSYLPFQAISYVPSMIFTEGFVGQEIYNALLSQVFWVVILLIPIRLLWSLAKKHLIVQGG from the coding sequence ATGAGTATGTATATCGAAATGATTCGAGTTCGCTTTTTAATGATGCTCGCCTACCGGACAAACTATTATAGTGGGATTTTGATTTATAGTATCAATATTGGAGCCTACTATTTTTTATGGTCAGCGATTTATGGCGGAAAAGAAGAAATTCAAGGATTGTCCGTCGCTCAAATGACTACCTATGTGGCAGTGGCTTGGATGGCAAGAGCGTTTTATTATAACAATATTGACCGTGAAATCGCTGCTGAAATCAAAGACGGCAAAGTTGCGATTGAAATGATTCGCCCCTATAACTATTTAGGGATGAAAACCATGCAGGCACTAGGAGAAGGCGTCTTTCGCTTATTGTTTTTCTCTGTCCCGGGTATGATTATTGTCGCATTAATATTTCCTGTCCGCTTCGATGCTAGTTTGACTACGTGGTTATTTTTCTTTATCTCACTTATTTTTAGTTTTATCGTAAATACACATATCAACCTATTAACAGGAATTATGACGTTCTTTTTATTCAACAACTCTGGGTTGATTCGAGCAAAACGGGTTGTGATCGATTTATTCTCAGGCTTACTTCTCCCGATTTCATTTTATCCAGGTTGGGCTCAAGATGTGATGTCCTATTTGCCATTTCAAGCGATCAGTTATGTTCCAAGTATGATTTTTACAGAAGGCTTTGTTGGCCAGGAAATCTATAACGCTTTGCTTTCACAGGTATTCTGGGTTGTCATTTTACTTATCCCAATTCGTCTTTTATGGTCGCTGGCAAAAAAACACTTAATTGTACAAGGGGGCTGA
- a CDS encoding ATP-binding cassette domain-containing protein, with protein sequence MNVIEVQNLRKEFNSYTSRPGLAGAFRDLFTRNYKVHAAVDNISLTVKQGEMVGYIGENGAGKSTTIKMLTGILTPTSGSIIVNGMNPHKQREEFVRTIGVVFGQRSQLWWDIAVQESFRLLKKVYRVSDEDYNRHMGHVIETLEIGPLLDKPVRKLSLGQRMRCELAAALVHNPSLLFLDEPTIGLDVLVKLKIRKFLQEINEQYKTTILLTTHDLTDIEALCGRVVLLDEGKIIYDGKLNQLQEHAVEGKQIEFEFLSEVPRSSLPRVENIQWEQKDATTWLGYINGDEQMVSRLISDVVQKNPIKNVRINEVSTEEIVRKIYEEGMALT encoded by the coding sequence ATGAATGTCATTGAGGTTCAAAATTTACGGAAAGAATTTAATTCCTATACAAGCCGGCCTGGTTTGGCTGGAGCTTTTCGAGATTTATTTACGAGAAATTATAAAGTCCATGCGGCCGTCGATAATATTTCCTTAACGGTTAAACAAGGGGAAATGGTTGGCTATATTGGAGAGAATGGTGCTGGTAAATCAACGACGATCAAAATGTTAACCGGTATTTTGACGCCCACATCCGGTTCCATTATCGTTAATGGAATGAATCCCCATAAACAGCGTGAAGAATTCGTCCGAACCATTGGAGTGGTCTTCGGCCAGCGATCACAGCTATGGTGGGATATTGCTGTTCAAGAATCTTTCCGGTTATTAAAAAAAGTATACCGTGTTTCGGATGAAGACTATAACCGTCATATGGGGCATGTGATCGAAACGTTAGAAATCGGCCCTTTACTAGATAAACCCGTACGTAAGCTGTCCCTTGGACAACGGATGCGCTGCGAATTAGCCGCCGCTCTCGTACACAATCCTTCGCTCCTCTTTTTGGACGAGCCAACGATTGGACTAGATGTACTGGTCAAGTTAAAAATCCGTAAGTTTCTTCAGGAAATTAACGAGCAATATAAAACAACCATACTCTTGACAACACATGACTTAACGGATATTGAAGCCCTTTGTGGTCGAGTGGTGTTGTTAGATGAAGGAAAAATTATTTATGACGGCAAGCTGAACCAGCTTCAAGAACATGCAGTGGAAGGAAAACAAATTGAATTTGAATTTTTGTCAGAAGTCCCCCGCAGCTCCCTGCCTCGTGTCGAAAATATACAATGGGAACAAAAGGACGCTACCACTTGGCTCGGATATATTAATGGGGATGAACAAATGGTCTCTCGATTGATAAGTGATGTCGTGCAAAAGAATCCGATTAAAAATGTTCGAATCAATGAGGTTTCGACGGAAGAGATTGTCCGGAAGATTTACGAAGAAGGTATGGCCCTCACATGA
- a CDS encoding endo-1,4-beta-xylanase has product MVQTNEFAHRMASKTIQLVDASGYPVAGKEVAINLTNHKFLFGCGIFDAIEVAKKNVPSDRLAFLENKLEKFLDVFNSATLPFYWGTFEPEKGKPRTNELKVAAQWLKERNVTVKGHPLCWHTVTAPWLLDMSNEEILKAQFARIEREVSDFKGLIDIWDVINEVVIMPIFDKYDNGITRISKDLSRVGIIKEMFAKTREFNPGATLLLNDFNTSINYEILIDGCLHAGISIDAIGIQSHQHQGYWGREKLEEVLDRFSHFGLPLHFTENTLTSGHLMPPEIEDLNDYQIPEWASTPEFEERQAKEVEEMYSILFKHPQVEAITTWSFSDDGAWLGAPAGFVRIDNSPKPSYEVLKKLIKSDWSTNVKCKTDDNGIITFQGFLGDYDLVCGDTKISFNVDKNAETVQITI; this is encoded by the coding sequence ATGGTACAGACCAATGAATTTGCACACCGTATGGCGAGCAAGACCATCCAACTTGTTGATGCATCAGGATATCCAGTTGCAGGAAAGGAAGTAGCAATTAATCTGACAAACCATAAGTTCTTATTTGGCTGCGGTATTTTTGATGCAATCGAAGTAGCAAAGAAAAATGTACCATCAGACAGACTTGCATTTTTGGAAAATAAGCTGGAAAAGTTCTTAGATGTATTTAACTCTGCTACACTACCTTTCTATTGGGGAACGTTCGAGCCTGAAAAAGGAAAACCACGGACAAACGAACTAAAAGTTGCTGCTCAGTGGTTAAAAGAAAGAAATGTAACCGTGAAAGGACATCCTCTTTGCTGGCACACCGTAACAGCTCCATGGCTGCTAGATATGAGCAATGAAGAAATTCTGAAAGCACAGTTTGCTAGAATTGAACGTGAAGTATCAGATTTCAAAGGATTAATCGATATATGGGATGTGATCAACGAAGTGGTGATCATGCCAATCTTTGATAAGTATGACAATGGTATCACAAGAATCTCTAAAGATCTTAGCCGTGTTGGCATTATTAAAGAAATGTTTGCCAAAACACGTGAATTCAATCCTGGAGCAACACTATTATTAAATGACTTTAATACTTCCATTAACTATGAAATCTTAATTGATGGCTGTTTACATGCTGGCATTTCCATTGATGCGATTGGTATTCAATCCCATCAACATCAGGGATATTGGGGGCGTGAGAAATTAGAAGAAGTATTAGACCGTTTCTCCCACTTTGGTCTTCCACTTCACTTTACGGAAAACACATTGACTTCTGGTCATCTTATGCCACCTGAAATTGAAGACCTGAATGATTATCAGATACCTGAATGGGCGTCTACACCAGAGTTTGAAGAACGTCAGGCAAAAGAAGTAGAAGAAATGTATTCGATTTTGTTTAAACATCCTCAAGTAGAAGCCATTACAACCTGGTCCTTCAGTGATGATGGTGCATGGCTGGGTGCTCCTGCTGGATTTGTCAGAATAGATAATAGCCCAAAACCTTCTTATGAAGTATTAAAGAAATTGATTAAAAGTGACTGGTCTACAAATGTGAAATGTAAGACTGATGACAACGGAATCATTACATTTCAAGGATTCCTTGGTGATTATGATCTTGTTTGTGGAGATACGAAAATCAGCTTTAACGTAGATAAAAATGCTGAAACAGTACAGATCACTATCTAA
- a CDS encoding ECF transporter S component encodes MNSLIAPTESTKTKVIVINALFIALTLVATMFINIRLPIMGNGGLIHLGNVPLFIAAFVYGKRTGAIAGAFGMGLFDLLSGWALWAPFTFIIVGAMGFVAGLISEKVPGKRVFVNTLAVVAAVIIKVVGYYFTEVLLYGNWIQPFGSIPGNVMQVVIAGIIVVPLVSRLKKRI; translated from the coding sequence ATGAATTCACTAATTGCACCGACAGAATCAACGAAAACAAAAGTCATCGTCATAAATGCACTCTTCATCGCATTAACTCTTGTTGCCACGATGTTCATTAACATAAGGCTCCCAATCATGGGGAACGGTGGATTAATCCATCTTGGTAACGTACCTCTTTTTATAGCAGCCTTTGTTTACGGCAAAAGAACAGGAGCAATTGCAGGTGCCTTCGGAATGGGTTTATTTGATCTTCTCTCTGGCTGGGCACTATGGGCACCATTTACATTTATCATTGTAGGGGCAATGGGCTTCGTAGCCGGACTTATTTCCGAAAAAGTACCAGGGAAAAGGGTCTTTGTTAACACTCTGGCCGTTGTTGCTGCAGTAATCATTAAGGTTGTGGGCTATTATTTTACAGAAGTGCTCCTTTATGGTAACTGGATACAGCCATTCGGCTCCATCCCAGGAAACGTGATGCAGGTCGTAATCGCAGGTATAATAGTCGTACCACTTGTAAGTCGTTTAAAGAAAAGAATTTGA
- a CDS encoding YhgE/Pip domain-containing protein, producing the protein MRKIWSIYTTDWKNIFSVPTVALLVVGLMLLPSTYAWFNIKSMWDPYGNTSGIIVAVANEDEGAVVRLTKQKINVGEDTIKNLKKNKKLGWVFVDQKEAIRGVKHGDYYAYLIIPKEFSKKITSILEENPEKPQIIFGVNEKINAVAPKIAATGATGVTTQISEAFIKTVGDAIFSAFYNAGVELEKELPSIFSVENQIFELEKALPQIEEMGRKAIELEGKLPEIHEKGQQIVALEQRIPELDQVGANILKVEESLPLVMDAGEQVLAMQERLNELSRTTAIINDVVTHITEIETQIKQAMDSVNEVNQSGTTTNPEQLTALYNELMNIHDIIQNTRTDLQQKVDQVTSGINTAADFVKDVLPTVEQKIHKAADFVRNDLPKVESNIREAADLIRTKLPAAEQTIHKAADFARNDLPGFEEKVRNAADRLRQFKRSVNIYDLIEYLKHDPNKESSFLAKPILLNTERIFPIPNYGSAMTPFYTMLALWVGGTLLVSSLRVDVENAESQYKHYQIYFGRLLTFLTIGILQAVIVSIGDIYLIHAYIADKLWFVLFCIFISIVFTIIIYTLCSVFGNIGKGLSIILLVLQISSSGATFPVSLTPSFFQTLHPFVPFTYAVSLLRETVGGLIKSIVIRDTLYLLIFVGISFLLALALKRTLGAWIHRTAERAKSTKIVP; encoded by the coding sequence ATGAGGAAAATATGGAGTATCTACACGACTGATTGGAAAAATATCTTCAGTGTTCCAACAGTGGCATTATTGGTGGTTGGACTTATGCTGCTTCCTTCTACTTATGCATGGTTTAACATCAAGTCTATGTGGGATCCATATGGCAATACTTCAGGCATCATCGTTGCCGTTGCCAATGAAGATGAAGGCGCTGTAGTTCGTTTAACCAAGCAGAAGATTAATGTTGGGGAAGATACGATAAAAAATCTAAAAAAGAATAAAAAGCTTGGCTGGGTGTTTGTCGACCAGAAAGAAGCCATTCGGGGCGTAAAACATGGAGATTATTATGCCTATCTTATTATTCCAAAAGAATTTTCCAAGAAAATTACAAGTATTTTAGAAGAGAATCCAGAAAAACCGCAAATCATTTTTGGTGTAAATGAAAAAATTAATGCTGTTGCTCCTAAAATTGCTGCCACAGGTGCCACAGGTGTTACTACCCAAATTAGTGAAGCATTTATCAAAACAGTTGGAGATGCGATTTTCTCGGCATTTTATAATGCTGGAGTTGAACTTGAAAAGGAATTACCATCCATTTTTTCTGTGGAAAACCAAATCTTTGAGCTTGAAAAGGCACTCCCGCAAATTGAAGAAATGGGACGTAAAGCAATTGAATTAGAAGGAAAACTTCCCGAAATTCATGAGAAAGGACAACAAATAGTAGCTTTAGAACAGAGGATTCCTGAACTTGACCAGGTAGGAGCCAACATCCTAAAAGTAGAGGAAAGCCTGCCGCTTGTCATGGATGCGGGTGAACAAGTGTTAGCAATGCAGGAAAGGCTAAACGAACTTTCTAGAACCACTGCCATCATCAATGACGTAGTGACTCATATAACAGAAATAGAAACACAAATAAAACAAGCAATGGATAGTGTTAATGAGGTGAATCAATCAGGTACAACAACCAATCCGGAGCAGTTAACTGCATTATACAATGAATTAATGAACATTCACGATATCATCCAAAATACCCGAACGGATTTACAACAAAAGGTAGATCAGGTTACTAGTGGTATAAACACTGCAGCAGATTTTGTGAAAGATGTATTACCCACGGTTGAACAAAAAATCCATAAAGCAGCAGATTTTGTTCGGAACGATTTACCTAAAGTGGAGTCCAATATTCGTGAAGCTGCCGATCTTATTCGCACTAAACTTCCAGCGGCAGAACAAACGATACATAAGGCAGCTGACTTTGCCAGAAATGATTTGCCGGGATTTGAAGAAAAAGTAAGGAATGCAGCAGATCGACTCAGACAGTTTAAGCGCAGTGTCAATATCTATGATTTGATTGAATACTTAAAGCATGATCCCAATAAGGAAAGCAGTTTTTTAGCAAAACCGATTCTGTTAAACACAGAGCGGATTTTTCCAATTCCGAATTACGGTTCAGCCATGACACCGTTTTATACCATGCTGGCACTTTGGGTAGGCGGTACACTTCTGGTGTCTTCACTACGAGTAGATGTCGAAAACGCAGAAAGCCAATATAAGCACTACCAAATTTATTTTGGAAGATTATTAACGTTTCTGACTATTGGTATTCTGCAAGCGGTCATTGTATCAATAGGAGATATATATTTAATCCATGCGTATATCGCGGACAAACTATGGTTTGTGTTATTTTGTATTTTTATCAGCATTGTATTTACGATTATTATTTATACTCTATGTTCGGTGTTTGGCAATATAGGAAAGGGGTTATCCATTATATTATTGGTATTGCAAATTTCCAGTTCAGGTGCAACCTTTCCGGTAAGTTTAACGCCATCCTTTTTTCAAACTTTGCACCCGTTCGTGCCATTTACTTATGCGGTCAGCCTACTGCGTGAAACGGTAGGTGGACTGATTAAGTCGATCGTGATAAGAGACACCCTTTATCTGCTAATTTTTGTTGGCATTAGCTTCCTATTGGCACTAGCTTTAAAACGGACTTTGGGTGCGTGGATTCACCGTACAGCAGAAAGGGCGAAATCAACCAAAATAGTCCCATAA
- a CDS encoding GNAT family protein produces the protein MRKDGNIYIRLLSLDDVHDFLQFEKNNQDFFQTYTMKRSPEYYTIEFQGDLFNEKIEKAKNDSEYNFGIFKRDNDELIGTIGLFRILRGPLQSAIVGYSLSKDHNGKGYATEAVKLVVEYAFTTLKLHRIEAGVMPHNIGSIRVLEKAGFEKEGISKSNVKINGKWEDHQVLAIINPDESSL, from the coding sequence ATGAGAAAAGACGGAAATATATATATACGATTACTTTCATTAGATGACGTTCATGATTTTCTTCAGTTTGAAAAAAACAATCAAGATTTTTTTCAAACTTATACAATGAAACGCTCTCCAGAATATTACACAATAGAATTTCAAGGAGACTTATTTAATGAAAAAATAGAAAAAGCAAAAAATGATAGTGAATACAATTTTGGGATTTTTAAAAGAGATAACGACGAGCTTATTGGAACAATTGGGCTTTTTCGTATTTTGCGTGGTCCTTTACAGAGTGCAATTGTTGGTTACAGTTTAAGCAAGGACCATAATGGTAAGGGATATGCGACAGAGGCCGTAAAGTTAGTTGTAGAATATGCCTTTACAACTCTTAAATTACATAGAATAGAAGCTGGAGTTATGCCACATAACATTGGTTCCATTCGAGTTTTAGAAAAGGCAGGTTTTGAAAAAGAAGGGATTTCAAAGAGTAATGTTAAAATCAATGGAAAATGGGAGGACCATCAGGTTTTAGCAATAATAAATCCTGATGAATCTTCATTATGA
- a CDS encoding GNAT family N-acetyltransferase: protein MKVTRISTYEELSTAFQIRKEVFVKEQGVPLEDEFDQFDKLNGLCEHILVHYKDQPVGTGRIRFVDDVGKLERICILEPYRKFGLGKIIIQELEEIAEEQGVSQVKLHGQTQAEGFYLKLGYQTSSDVFMEDGIPHIIMRKELSMK, encoded by the coding sequence ATGAAAGTAACAAGAATATCCACTTATGAGGAATTATCGACAGCATTTCAAATTAGAAAAGAAGTTTTTGTGAAGGAACAAGGCGTACCACTAGAAGACGAATTTGATCAATTTGACAAACTAAATGGACTTTGCGAACACATATTAGTTCATTATAAAGATCAACCAGTTGGTACTGGAAGGATTCGGTTCGTTGATGACGTAGGCAAATTGGAACGAATCTGCATCCTGGAACCTTACCGTAAATTTGGTCTTGGAAAAATCATTATCCAAGAGTTAGAGGAAATCGCTGAAGAACAGGGAGTTTCCCAGGTTAAATTACACGGACAAACGCAGGCAGAAGGTTTCTATTTAAAACTTGGATATCAGACTTCATCAGATGTATTTATGGAAGATGGAATCCCACATATTATCATGCGAAAAGAATTATCTATGAAATAA
- a CDS encoding MarR family transcriptional regulator encodes MQEILREIGMIARALDSISNIEFKEYDLTKGQYLYLVRLCENPGIIQEKLAEMIKVDRTTAARAIKKLEMNGFIEKKEDKHNKKIKKLFPTEKGKKVYSFIKRENDYSNLVALEGFSEREVESIFNLLQRVRKNIEKDWEYVKKGNKRNY; translated from the coding sequence ATGCAGGAAATTCTTCGCGAAATTGGAATGATAGCTAGGGCATTAGATTCAATAAGTAATATTGAATTTAAAGAATATGACCTTACAAAAGGCCAGTATTTGTATTTGGTGCGATTATGTGAAAACCCTGGGATCATACAGGAAAAGTTAGCTGAAATGATAAAAGTAGATCGAACAACTGCAGCTCGTGCGATCAAAAAACTTGAAATGAATGGCTTTATTGAAAAGAAAGAAGATAAACATAACAAAAAAATTAAAAAGCTCTTTCCAACAGAGAAAGGGAAAAAAGTATATTCATTTATAAAAAGAGAAAATGATTATTCCAATCTTGTTGCATTAGAGGGGTTTTCTGAAAGAGAAGTAGAATCCATTTTCAATCTTCTTCAAAGGGTGAGGAAAAATATAGAAAAAGACTGGGAATATGTTAAAAAGGGAAACAAGAGAAATTATTGA
- a CDS encoding GNAT family N-acetyltransferase: MTINIKKCTLEDSSKLQEISYETFNETFKHQNSLENMLAYLERAFNINQLEKELSYITSEFYFVYFNNEVAGYLKVNSDDTQSEDMGDESLEVERIYIKKEFQKHGLGKYLLNKALEIAIERNKKKIWLGVWEKNENAIAFYKKMGFVQTGAHSFYMGDEEQTDFIMTKTFI; encoded by the coding sequence ATGACTATAAATATAAAAAAGTGTACCCTTGAAGATTCAAGTAAACTTCAAGAAATTAGTTATGAAACTTTTAATGAGACATTTAAGCATCAGAATTCACTAGAAAATATGCTTGCCTATTTGGAAAGAGCATTTAACATAAACCAATTAGAAAAAGAATTATCCTATATTACTTCGGAATTCTATTTCGTTTATTTTAATAATGAAGTCGCTGGATATTTAAAGGTCAATTCCGATGATACTCAGTCTGAAGACATGGGTGATGAATCACTTGAAGTCGAGAGGATTTATATTAAGAAGGAATTTCAAAAACATGGACTTGGTAAATATCTGCTAAATAAAGCGCTGGAGATTGCGATCGAACGTAATAAAAAGAAAATCTGGCTGGGCGTATGGGAAAAAAATGAAAATGCGATTGCCTTTTATAAGAAAATGGGTTTTGTTCAAACTGGTGCCCACTCTTTTTATATGGGTGATGAAGAACAAACGGACTTTATAATGACCAAAACATTCATATAA
- a CDS encoding membrane lipoprotein lipid attachment site-containing protein yields the protein MKKILFGIVLIFLLASCSSKTSFEDRSAQLPDEIISVIEPLPDDIKDEMLIPTKLLSEEYNVDFGYTTEPVNDPNGKIVLTYFIFADVDSDWNITLNTFHTPSTPSHESKDNETMKLKNGTKATYSETKDGLQRGIIWTEDDITHEITLIENPERSETIYTKEDFMEVVNNLK from the coding sequence ATGAAGAAGATCCTTTTTGGTATAGTCTTAATTTTTTTACTTGCTTCGTGTTCAAGTAAAACATCATTTGAAGATAGAAGTGCTCAGTTACCTGACGAAATTATAAGTGTAATCGAACCATTACCAGATGATATTAAAGATGAAATGCTAATTCCAACGAAGTTGCTTTCAGAAGAATATAATGTGGACTTCGGATACACAACGGAACCAGTAAATGATCCAAATGGGAAAATTGTTCTTACTTATTTTATTTTTGCGGATGTAGATAGTGATTGGAATATTACATTAAATACCTTTCATACTCCTAGTACTCCAAGTCATGAGTCAAAAGATAATGAAACGATGAAACTTAAAAATGGAACAAAAGCCACTTACAGCGAAACCAAGGATGGGTTACAAAGAGGAATTATATGGACTGAAGACGATATTACACACGAAATTACTTTAATAGAAAACCCAGAAAGAAGTGAAACGATATACACAAAAGAAGATTTTATGGAAGTAGTAAACAATTTGAAATAA
- a CDS encoding DUF4256 domain-containing protein, whose translation MTNEISNKKDLSPEQLEELLNALKTRFEKNIQRHEGIEWAEVQAKLEANPEKLWSLNEMERTGGEPDVVGHDKETGEYIFYDCSAESPKGRRSVCYDREALESRKQHKPENSAVNMAAEMGIELLSEEQYRNLQKLGIFDKKSSSWVQTPSDIRKLGGAIFCDWRYGHVFVYHNGADSYYAARGFRGALRV comes from the coding sequence TTGACTAATGAAATCAGCAATAAAAAGGACTTGTCACCAGAACAACTTGAAGAATTACTCAATGCATTGAAAACACGTTTTGAGAAAAACATACAACGCCATGAAGGTATTGAATGGGCAGAAGTCCAAGCAAAACTAGAAGCAAATCCTGAAAAGTTGTGGTCGCTTAATGAAATGGAAAGAACTGGCGGTGAACCGGATGTTGTTGGCCATGACAAAGAGACGGGCGAATACATTTTTTATGATTGTTCAGCGGAAAGTCCTAAAGGTCGCAGAAGTGTTTGTTACGATCGTGAAGCGCTGGAGTCAAGGAAACAACATAAACCAGAAAATAGTGCTGTTAATATGGCGGCGGAAATGGGTATTGAACTTTTATCGGAAGAACAATATCGAAACTTGCAGAAACTTGGAATTTTCGATAAGAAATCATCAAGTTGGGTGCAAACGCCCTCTGATATTAGAAAACTTGGCGGCGCTATTTTTTGTGATTGGCGCTATGGCCACGTCTTTGTCTATCACAATGGGGCTGATTCCTACTATGCTGCCAGAGGGTTCCGTGGAGCCCTAAGGGTCTAA